The following nucleotide sequence is from Oenanthe melanoleuca isolate GR-GAL-2019-014 chromosome 5, OMel1.0, whole genome shotgun sequence.
ATCTTGGGAGGCTGGGGCTCTGGCTGGGCATGGAGGAAGGAAGTTGGGCAATACATGGAACCAGAGATGGTATGTGAGTCAGGTACAGAGCACAGCTTAGTGTGTGCAGGGGTGCCCCAGCCatgacacagggatggggagagtgTCCCACCTTGTCCAGGTAGCCAGGCAGCTCTTCTGCCACAAGTCTTTCTGTGTTCTTGGACACCTCTGAGGGTTTGATAATGACACAGTTCCCTGGAGAAGACAGACAGGATGTTGGAGCTGTGACATGATGACAGCTAGCCCTTCTATGGATGAGGTGCCCTCACCAGtgcttggcactgctgggatccTCCAGGCCAGGGGACTGGAGGGTTGGGCTCACCTGCAGCGATGGCCCCGATGAGAGGCACCAGGAAGAGCTGGATGGGGTAGTTCCAGGGCGCTATGATGAGCACCACCCCGTAGGGGTCCTTGCGGATGAAGGCAGAGTCCAGCTGCATCGCCTGTGGGACACCGGCCACGTCAGGTCCCACCCTGCACCACCatcccacccagctctgcctcccatcctctctctcctcttccttctcacCAGGTTCTTGTTCACGTGCTCATCCTTCATCCAGTGGGAGAGGCTGTTCAAGGTCTCGTGGAGCTCGTTCTTGCACAGCATGATCTCAGATAATTCGGTTTCAAAGGGtgcctgcagacaccaaggaTACAACATGTCACTTTGGCATGTCCTGCATATCCTCTAATCCCAACACTCCATAGTGTTTTgtccaggatttggggaatgAAGCCCTCTACATCCCATGCTGGATTTTACTCCCTAAGGGTGTTGAGCACCCCCTGTGTCTGCAACATAACATTTTTAAGAAGTGGCTGCTTAAAAGTAGGAAAAATTATGCAGATCGCATTCATCTGGACAACAGGAAGAACAGGGAGGGTGTCCAAAGGGACTAGGTTGGAGAAGAGAAGACAATGAGCCCTATGTGGTATTAAGGCTCTGGCTGCAGACCCAGGGGATCCAGGCTCAACCAAGACAACCAAGAGAAAACAGAGCTTTGAAGATTACAAGAAGATTGGATCAAGGAAAGAAGATTGAAGTAAGTAGAAATGTAAAGTTTGTCTGTGTGATATTTAACCCAATTAATGCAGTAAAAAATTACTAGCCTTCCTAAAAATGGTATATAAGCATATGTAGCTCACAGTAAATTTGGATTCTGATCACGAATCAGTAGTCCCTGTCTCTCTCTCAATCATCAACAGCTATCCACACCAAGgagctccccacagccccctctgtctatggcagagcagggatggactCTGGAGGATGGTGACTGGGACATGCTTCACCTCAGTCTCCCAaatccagagctgccagcccaaggcagagcccaggcagggctggagaacCCAATGAGAGAAAGACAAAGcaccccagctgggctgtgggagccccccagctcctccagccacCAAGTcctcctgttcctgtcccctctcaccttGCCCAAGTCAGAGGCAGTGGCCTCCAGGATCTGCTGCTTCTTGTCATCCAGGAATCGTCCCAGGGCCTCCAGCTGGGCCACACGGTATTCCATGGGTCGAGTCTTGCCAGAAAGCCAGGATGCTCGCAGGTGGCTCACCAGCCCTGCATAGGGGTTCCTGCTTTGGGGTCAGGGGTGTTAGAGGGAcgccagccccatcccagctcctcagagctcggcattgccccagcccagcatccaGCTGCCACTCCAGGGAGAGGATGGAGCACCGGGACCCCTCCTGCCACCCTTCGTCCCTCTCACCTCATGGCATCACCGTCCACACTCCCGCTCCCACCATCACCCTCAGGGGCTCTCCTGGCCTCGctctcagggagctgcaggaagacAGTTCCAGTCTCCATGCTCCCACAGGGGTGGGGCAAAATGTTTGTTCTGGGATTATCAATCACAGCTTCCCTCTTCTCAGCTAACAGGGTGGCTgccagctgcctgccctgccccttGGCCGCCTGCCTGACCCTtggctgcctgccctgccccttGGCCGCCTGCCTGACCCTTGGCTGCCTGCCCCACcacactgtcactgctggctccaTTCCAGCTACAACTGTTGGGAAGGGGAACGCCCCTCCAAgcctcccagcacccccaaaccagAGGAGGGAGGCACAAAGAGAGGCTGGGAGAGAGTTTGATGCAAAGTCTTTACTACAGGCAGAGTTACACAGAGCAAAGAGCAACAGCGAGCAGGGAGAGAGGTTCATTCCAAAGGAAAAGTCCATTTGAGGGGAGATGGGACTGATAAGAGTGCTACTCCAACAGAAAGAGAGGTTTGGAGTAAGCAAAAGTTTTTGGTCATTTCAGCTGTGTCCTGGAAAATGGTTTCGGAGCAGAGGCCACAAAGGTGCAGGAGGGGATGTCCATCCTGGCTGTCCAACATGCTCCAGTGAGGCAAAGGACACGGTGCAAAAGTGGGGAGTGTGatgaagagggagagagggacagtCCCAGTCCTCCAACGCTGACTCCATGACATCCTCAGAGCAGGGTGCAGGTGCCCCTGCGCTTCACCTCGAAGGCGGAGGTGAAGAGCCCCATCTTCTGCTGGGTGTACGGGGGGTAGCGTGGGCTGTTGAGTGTCTCCAGCCCCATGCTCCGGTGCAGGCAGCCACGGTGGTGGGAGAAGGTGTCAAAGGTGAACTTTCCATGGTATTTTCCCAGGCCACTGTTCCCTGGAACACACAGGACAGGTCCGTGCTCAAGACGGGACTCTGCTCCTGATGATGCCTTCTCCAAGCATCAAAACAGGGGAAAAAGACACCTACAGGattttctgagcagcacagacatgcATGGTGGAGGAATTCAGTTTTTCCAGTGCCTCCTTCAGGTATATGGATGCTCAATCCAGCcaatcctgctgcagctcagcagattGGAGGCCCAGCGTGTCCTTTTTACCCATCTCCATTTACCTACACAAGCTTTGCTGGGTTCTGCAAGTCTTGATTTCCCTCCACGACGCTCCACCATATCTCCCCATGACCTTCTTCCTGGAACTCTAAAATCCTGGAGCCACATTGGCAACACCAGTTCTCCCAGTTCCTGTGGCTAGTTTAACTGGAGGTTAAGAGCCAAGTGACTTCCCATGGAAGCTTTGGTATCATGTCACCCCAATGACTCCAGCCCCTTCACCTGTTCTAAAGTGGCTTTACCCGATAATTGAAGGTGGTTGGTCTGAATCATTCCCAATAAAGATAAGTTACGGAATGGGAAGTACGAAAAATTGCTCCCTGAGCCACAGGCAGGTGAGGAATTAATTGACTAAGTGTTTCATTATGTCTGACTCAGATGCCAGCCCCGACAGAGATGCTGAGCAAGGACAGCACGAAATGAAGGGACTTATCccagaaatattttgggaagAGATCAAGACATGGGGAAGACATTCTGGGAAACAACATTCCTGTATTCCTGTATCCCTGAACCATGCTACACCCATAGCCCAGGGTTGAGCAGCCTCACTTTTAACCTGAGAAAGCAAAAACTGGAGACcaaaaattttttcttctacaaGGAGGATCTCCAAGATCCTGAAAGAGGTTCTCCAGGTTTTCATAAGTGTTTTGTTCCTACTATTTTGTCCTAAAAGTTGGAATGAAGGTACAATCTGGCTCCTGAGGGACATTAAGGGATCTAGCCCAGAaccacaggggctgcaggaggacacTCACATTCCTCACCATGGCTTAGGCCACGGATCACACCCGGCTCCCAAGGACCAGGACTGGAGATTTTGGACCTACCAATGCCTCCGAAGGGCAGCGAGGGCAGTGCCCCTTGCATCAGGGTGTCATTGCCACAGAAGCCTCCGCTACTCGTCCGCTCCAGGACCTGGTTCACTAtctgggagggagcagagaaggTAGATGAGGGGCTTGCACTTGGCAAACATCACCCAGTTTACCCATCAGATGTTCCCAGACCGGGAACATCTAAAGACCCTTCAGAGCACAtcctggagctggtggaggtGTTGCCTGACTTCCCTCTCCACTTCTCCTGCTCCACAGACACACCTTGCTGTCGCAGGAGAAGGCGTAGACGGCCAACGGCCGCGGCCGGGCGTTGATGAAGTCGATGGCTTCATCCATGTTGGCGATGACGACGATGGGCAGGATGGGCCCGAAGACCTCCTCCTGCATGGCGGGATCTGAGGGCAGCACATCTGCCAGCACcgtgggagctgcagagaggaaacCCGACAGCATCAGCCAGGCACAGAAGTCGGAGGTGAAACCTCCCCTCAGCAGCCATTTTCAAGCACCCCTAAAACTCTTTTCCCTCTAGAGCCTCCCCTCTACGAAGAGCCCCTGAAAACCCCCGCTGTGCTCACCAAGATGTGGGTGACCCCCAAGCCTCACCGATGTAGCGCTCTGCCTCGTCCGTCTGTCCCCCGAGGGCCACGCGCCCACTGCCCAGCAGCGCCCGCAGCCGCTGGAACTGCTTGTCACTAATGATGCGGCCGAAATCCGGGGACTCTCGGGGGTTGGGGCCGAAAAACTCGGTGATGGCCTCGCGCAGGGCGGGCATGAGCTTCTCCTGCATCTCTACGGTGCAGAGCAGGTAGTCGGGCGCGATGCAGGTCTGCCCCGCGTTGAAGAAGCGGCCCCAGGCCACGCGCCGCGCCACGTTGGTCACGTCGCAGGTGTCCGACACGTAGCAGGGGTTCTTGCCCCCCAGCTCCAGCGTCACCGGCGTCAGGTGCTTGGCAGCGGCCGTCATGATGATCCGCCCCACGGAGGGGCTGCCTGCGGGCAGGGAAAACATGGATTGAGGTGGGAATCCCACCAGCCATGGCACGGctctgggatgtggcactgggtcCTGGCAGACCTCAGATACACATCCCAGATCCTCCAACAGATCCTGGCACCACAtccaggcagggctctgctctgtcccatGGGATGTACCTGTGAAGAAGATGTAGTCAAACTTGTTCTCCAACAGCCTGGTGGTCTCTGGCACGCCGCCTGTCACCACAGCAAAGCAATCCtgcaaggaaacagaaaaaattcccGCATGTCACCATCTGTCCtcaccagcagcatcccaggatGCTGGGACATTGGCTGAGCATGGAGGGAGATGGTTCTGCACATAGATGATGTGTGGGGATGGTGGGTGTGAGGCAGGTTTGGGAACACCATGGCCCAGGAACAGCAGACAAAGACAAAGACAAGAAAGGCTTCTCACATTGTCCAGGTAACAGCTCAGCGTTTCAGCAATGAGTCTCTCTGTGTTCTTGGAGATCTCTGAGGGTTTGATGATGACACAGTTCCCTGGGGGAAGATGAACAGGACAtcagcacagtgacacagtgacagccAGCCCTTCTATGGACAAGACCCctggggagaccctggcactTCCAGGTCAGGGACTGGAGGGTTGGGCTCACCAGCAGCGATGGCCCCGATGAGGGGCACCAGGAAGAGCTGGATAGGGTAGTTCCAGGGCGCTATGATGAGCACCACCCCGTAGGGGTCCTTGCGGATGAAGGCAGAGTCCAGCTGCATCACCTTCGAGGAAGAACATGACCTCAGCACTGCCTTCCCCACCAGCAATCCCTCTCCCCCACTTCCCTTTCCCAGCGCTTCCTTCTTACCAGGTTCTTGTCCACGTGCTCATCCTTCATCCACTGGGACAGGTTGTTGAGGGTGACATTGAGCTCATTCTTGCAGAGGAGGACCTCACTGAAGAAAGCCTCGAAGGATGGCTGGGGACAGACATCATGGAAATGCCACCCCAACACTGACCCCATCACTGACCCTGTCACCCTAACACCGACCCCATCGCCCCAATGCCAACCCTATCATGCCAGGAGGCATCTCTGCCCTCTTCCAAACATGAATAGTGGGAGGATTTCTTCAGCAGAAGTTTCCATCACCTCCTGTAACTCCCAGGGAATATGAGTGTCCCAGCAATTTTATGAAAATAGTTATTTggccagaaggaaaaaaaaaaaacccaaaccaaaattGAGTATTTTCATGGTATTTAACAAATTTCTGAGCTCAGCACTATGAACTGGCAACAGAGCCAGTCCCCTGAGCCAAGGGGACACCTAAGCAATGTCACCAGAGCTCCTGAAGAGCTGGTCCTGGTGGAAAGCATCCTGACCACTTGGATAGTCAAGCTGGAAGCAAAGCCCCAAGCTTCCTTCCACCACCCGTGGACAAAAGTTGCATCATTTAGTCTGAAGTTTAGTCAAAGTCCTAAGACCTTTACTAAAGGGAAGTAATAAGAACCACAGCTTGATTAAACCCTTAGTGATGGAGAAGTGGCTCCTCTCCATAGCTGTGGAGCACAGATTGGGATCATATCATCCTTGCAGGAAAAGTGTGAAGACACTAGGGACAGCTCAGCAGGCTCAGTGGAGCCCCTTCATGActgtggagagcagagggagcaaaGCTCCTGTGCTGCAACATCGTATTTTGGACTCCTCCAACCCAAAACTACCCCTGGATTGAAATGTTCCTCCCATCCCCACACCACTTTGGCATTGAGAAGGCTGGTTGCTGATGCCCAGGATCCTCCACCACTGAGAGACCTTCAGGTCCCCGAAATGCAGCTGCCAGGAGGTGCGAGGACCCTCTTGGACGTGAGGGCTCAACAGGCACATGAGATAATGGGGTGAAGCAACGGGCTGTTCTCAGCCCAGGATGACGATGGCATCACCAGGATAAGGAAGATGATGGTTCATTAAGAATTTTGATGAGACACAAAGGTTGTGAGATAGGACATTAAGTCTGAGGTCATCCAATCATCATCAGCAGAGAGGAACCGGCACCGCTGGAGGTGAGACACCACCTCAGCCACGTAAGAGCAGGTGAAGTGTCCATCCAGCTATGAGGGCCTGGCTGCATAACAAGCTCATTACTGGACAACCAGATCTAATTAGGCATAATTAGGAAAGACGATGGACACACTCAGAGCACTGATGCCTATCAAATCCTGGCTGAAGGAGAAGGCCTTGCCTCCAACAAACAAGGCAATTAGGAGCCTTGGGAGAAGGCAGGACATGGAAAGGGCATGAGGGCATGGGCCACTTCACTGATGCTGAACAAAGAGGTGAGGATCATATCATGGAATCTTGGAATTGAAGCTCATCCAACTCTGCCCTGTCATGGGtagggacactttccaccagcccaggttactccaagccccatccagcctggccttgaacacctccagggatgatgaACTGACACCACTAGAATTATCCATGCTGTGGATGCTCCCACTTCACCAGCAGATtgtccaggagctcctggcatGCCACAATACCCTGAGCCCTATCCAGAGCCCTGCCCATGCCACCGTGCCAGTGAAACCAGTCCCTTGGAGGCCCTGGCAGGAATGTGCAAGTGCCAACACGTTGCTCAATGCCAATAATCCCGGGCGTGCCGGGCTGGCCAGGAGCACCCCAGGAGCACTCCACCTCTGTGGAGGTCACACGGACCCTCAGGATGCAAACCAGAGTGTGAAATGCTCCCACCTTGGCCAGTCATCAACAGGACCTTTGCCTGGTTTCAGGGAATCAAGGATGGGATCAACAGCACAGTCCCTCCGCTATCCCTGGATCTGCTGAGATCCAGCACTTACAGATGCACCAGCCTGGGGGCACATCAAGGGGGAAGCAGGACCCCAAGGAAGCGACACCCCTGTGCCCAGACCCCCACAAGGATGCAATACCCAGACAAGGCTGTATGAAGGACTTCAAAGAGATGTGATGCCCGTGCCCCTCTTACCTTGCCCATGTCCAATTCAGTGGCTTCCAGGATCTCCTGCTTCTTGTCATCCAGGAAGCGTCCCAGAGCCTCCAGCTGGGCCACGCGGTATTCCATGGGCCATGTCTTCCCTGAGAGCCAGGATGCCCGCAGGTGGCTCACCAGCCCTGCATAGGGGTTCCCACTACAGGGATGAGGGTGTTAGATGGGACCCAGCCCCATTCTACCTACTCAGAGCTTTGTGTCATCCCAAATCCACATTACCCCATCCCAGCATCAAACTGGACCCCAGTTTCCCTGGGGATAGGGCAGGGAGTCCACACACACCTGTCTCccttgctgctggagcagcccaacACAGCACCATTCCCAGCAGATCCTGTCTTCTCCCTTGAGCCATGCTGAGACGTGGTGGCTCATAGACCTCAGACTTTTCCCCCAGCACCAACTTCAggcccccacagccctgggactgCCACAGCTTCCCCTGCCCACCTCCCTGTCTCCCTCTGCCCCAAGCCCCTTGCTCTCACCATGGAGTGCTGCAGACCATTGGCACTGGCCCCTTCCCGATCCCGCTGCCtccactgctcccagcagctttcccaggaTCTTTGCCAGGATTACTGCCCGTGGTGCTGCACTTGTAGCACGAGAGCTGCTGCTTGGGGGGCTCGAGGGTCTGCTGCATGCCAAGCTgttggaaggagctgctggtctCCATGGAGAATGTGGTGGCCCTGGGGAAAAACACTGCGTGGGTTATGCCAGGATGGAAGTGCTGGAGATGCCGGCTTGATCCCAAGAGGAGTCACCCACGGCACCTTTGAAGGGCGGCTTGGTGCTCGGGGCCGTCCTGGTTGTGGGATgactcagcccagggcagctgccagAGGCCCTTGGAGATGCCTGGGATTCCCGGGATAATCGCCATCCCTGGACACTgacctgcccaggctgccctgctGATGTACGGTCACCTATGGGGACCTCAGGGACAAGACACCCCCAAAtctgggggcagagctgcagccccccatATGTCACCCTCTCCCTCTCCATGCCCAGACACCCGCCCTTCCTCGAGGGAACCCCCCACcgtgccccacagcccccaccaGCATGGGGGGTGTCAGAGGGGTGCCATGCAGGGAGTGCCAGTTTTGGGGACCCCGCAGTGCTTACCTGGGAGCTTGTGTGGAAGCTGCAGGAGCGCGAGGCCAGGCAGGCACTGCCGAGGCTTGGGGTGGGGGTCCCTAaatgctgtggggctgggcccCATGGCCAGGGGCGGGAAGGATTGGGCCCCgcctctgtggggctggcagtggggacaaggtctgggatgggataggatggAATGGGACCTCCCCCTTGGGATGGTGGAACTCCCATGGCCACCACACCACCACCATGAACCTTGACCCATTTGGACCACACAGACAcccctcatcctgctcctgtgACCACCTGACGCATGGGGCTCCCACAGACACCCCTCATCCTGCTTCCCAAGGGTTCCATGATCAATAGACACCCGTCATCATGCTCCCATGACCACCCTGACCAATGGGGATCCCACCAACACCCCTCATCCTGCTTCCCAAGGGATCCGTGATCAATAGAAACCCATTATTCGGCTCCCAGGATCACCCTGATTCATGGGGCTCCTACAGACACCCTTCATCCTGCTTCCCAAGGGCTCCATGACCAACAGActctcctcaccctgcccccagACCACCTCCAGGAAGAGCCCTTTGCCCTGGCACCCCAGGATGGCTCCCACTGTGGGTATGGGGGACCGTCAGGATGTGTTacccctgccccactgccaTGACCCTTCTGGGGCTGTTTCCTGCATATCCCCCCTATCCTGCAGAAATCACCACCCTCCCAAGAGTCCCATCTCAAGAATCCCCCGCTACCGGCTGGGCCAGGTCCTGCCCCGGAGATGTCACCCCTTCCGCCCTGCTCAGCAGTCCCCTCGCCCTGCCCCGGGGCACCCTGCCGTGCCAGGCACCCGGGCACCCTCCcggccccagctctggggtggcaCCAGGGCAGGCACGTGCCCTACACCCCCTGATTGGGATGTCCCCCCGCACTCTGGCACATCCCCCGGGCCGGGAAAGGGAAGCGAAAGCAGCAGGGCGCAGCGCCCAGCGCCACGGGCACCCCGAGGAGGCAGCACCCATCCCGAGGCCCGGTGGGAGCCCTGGGGAAGCTGGGGAGTCACAGGGAGGCGGGGGGGGGAAGGTTGGGGTGCTGTGCGATGTGGGAGCCATGGGTGCTGTGCGGGGGTTCAGGGTGCTGTGCGGGTTGGGGTATGATGAGTGCGGCGGAGGTCGGGGTGCTGAGAACGGACGCGGGTGGGGGGCACTGAGGAGTGCGGGCAGGGACTGGGGGGTCCGGGAGGGGGGAAGGGGTCCGGGAACGGCCCCTTTAACCACCCACCCCCGTCCCGCCCGCGCTAAACGAAAGAGGAAGaggcgcccgccccgccccgagAGACTCCGGCACGGGCGAGCGGGGCAGGGGTCGGTGTGACCGGGGAGGAGGTGGGTCTGGGGTTGCTGAGCTCAGAGGTACAGATCTGGGGAGTGCAAAGCTGGGTAGGGGTGCAGAACACAGGGGTGCAAACCACAAGTGCAggatgtggggctgcagagcacagaggttTAGGGCTTGGGGGTGCCTTGTGCTGGGTACACGGTGCTGGATGTAGGGGTGCAAGGGCTGGGGGCGCAGGACACAGGGGTGCAAAACATATGGGTGCAAGATTTAGGGTGCCATGACACCATCCAGGGCCTCCCAGAAGCACCAATGGAGAAGGACGTCGATGGCTGCCAGGATGGGGCCAAGACACTGCCAAGCACCGGgctgggcactgaggggacagagacACAGGTGAGAGCAGGGGGACACTTATGGGGGGGAACCCGGGCCATGGTGGCCATCCCCAAGGCCTGACATCTGGAATCACCCACAGCTGGACGATTTTGTGGGTGCTCACCCTGACTAcaatgaggaggaggaggagcagaagtACTTTCGCCGCAAGCGCCTCGGTGTCATCAAGAACGTGGTGGCCGCCAGCCTGGCTGGCACCCTCACTTACAGCGTCTACCTGGGTATGGGAcctcccagggacccccagaaaAACTTGGGGTGTTCAGGGCATGGGGTGACCACCCCTGGATCTCCCCAGGCCTGCTGCAGATGCAGCTGATCCTTCACTATGATGAGACCTACCGGGAGGTGAAGTACAGCAACATCCGGCTGGAGGACATCGACCACAAGGTGCTGATGGGCATCAATGTCACGCCCGTGGCAGCACTGCTCTACACACCCATCCTCATCAGGTACAGCCCTGCCATGCTCCTGGCCAGCACAGATTGCTGGCACAGCCGCCCACGCTCCTGCTCCTTGCCCTGGCAGGTTCTTCGGCACCAAGTGGGCCATGTTCCTGGCCGTCGGCATCTACGCCCTCTTCGTCTCCAGCAACTACTGGGAGCGTTACTACACGCTGGTGCCCTCGGCAGTGGCCATCGGCATGGTCATCGTGCCCCTCTGGGCCTCCATGGGCACCTACATCACTAGGTGAGCATCAGGGGGGTGGGTGGGGGGTGCAGGGGGCACCGGCTGACCCGCTGCTCCACGCAGGATGGCCCAGAAGTACTACGAGTACGTTA
It contains:
- the LOC130254514 gene encoding aldehyde dehydrogenase family 3 member B1-like, yielding MAIIPGIPGISKGLWQLPWAESSHNQDGPEHQAALQRATTFSMETSSSFQQLGMQQTLEPPKQQLSCYKCSTTGSNPGKDPGKAAGSSGGSGIGKGPVPMVCSTPCGNPYAGLVSHLRASWLSGKTWPMEYRVAQLEALGRFLDDKKQEILEATELDMGKPSFEAFFSEVLLCKNELNVTLNNLSQWMKDEHVDKNLVMQLDSAFIRKDPYGVVLIIAPWNYPIQLFLVPLIGAIAAGNCVIIKPSEISKNTERLIAETLSCYLDNDCFAVVTGGVPETTRLLENKFDYIFFTGSPSVGRIIMTAAAKHLTPVTLELGGKNPCYVSDTCDVTNVARRVAWGRFFNAGQTCIAPDYLLCTVEMQEKLMPALREAITEFFGPNPRESPDFGRIISDKQFQRLRALLGSGRVALGGQTDEAERYIAPTVLADVLPSDPAMQEEVFGPILPIVVIANMDEAIDFINARPRPLAVYAFSCDSKIVNQVLERTSSGGFCGNDTLMQGALPSLPFGGIGNSGLGKYHGKFTFDTFSHHRGCLHRSMGLETLNSPRYPPYTQQKMGLFTSAFEVKRRGTCTLL